One Cupriavidus necator genomic region harbors:
- a CDS encoding nitric-oxide reductase large subunit: MGSYRRLWFLLIAVLAVTFSLLAYYGAEVYRQAPPMPAKVVAADGRTLFTGEDILDGQTAWQSVGGMQLGSIWGHGAYQAPDWTADWLHRELTAWLDLAAQDAYHKPYDKLDAAARGALREQLRAEYRGNAADPATSVLTVSNRRAQAMAATAGYYDKLFSDAPELHTSREHFAMKENTLPSAERRQQLTHFFFWTAWAAATERPGHEATYTNNWPHEPLIGNQPTSENVVWSVISVVVLLAGVGFLVWAWAFLRGHEEALPQAPARDPLLSFALTPSQRALGKYLFLVVALFVFQVFLGGFTAHYTVEGQKFYGIDVSQWFPYSLVRTWHIQSALFWIATGFLAAGLFLAPLINGGKDPKYQRLGVDILFWALVVVVVGSFTGNYLAIAQKLPPNLNFWLGHQGYEYVDLGRLWQIGKFAGILIWLVLMMRGIAPALRARSGGDKNLLALLTSSVVAIGLFYGAGLFYGERTSLTVMEYWRWWVVHLWVEGFFEVFATTALAFIFSTLGLVSRPMATAASLASASLFMLGGIPGTFHHLYFSGTTTPVMAVGAAFSALEVVPLIVLGHEAWDNWRLKDRAPWMADLKWPLMCFVAVAFWNMLGAGVFGFMINPPISLYYIQGQNTTPVHAHAALFGVYGFLALGFTLLVLRYVRPAYRLSPGLMKTAFWGLNAGLVLMIGTSLLPVGIIQFLASVEHGTWYARSEEFMQQPILQTLRWVRTFGDVVFIVGAVSFALQVVLGLLGKAPALAAPEGRLNAAQR, translated from the coding sequence ATGGGCTCATATCGCAGACTCTGGTTCCTGCTGATCGCCGTGCTGGCGGTCACGTTTTCCTTGCTCGCCTATTACGGCGCCGAGGTCTACCGCCAGGCGCCGCCGATGCCTGCCAAAGTGGTCGCGGCGGACGGCCGGACACTCTTCACCGGCGAAGACATCCTCGACGGCCAGACCGCCTGGCAGTCGGTGGGCGGCATGCAGCTCGGCTCCATCTGGGGCCACGGCGCCTACCAGGCTCCGGACTGGACCGCCGACTGGCTGCATCGCGAGCTGACGGCGTGGCTCGATCTTGCCGCGCAGGACGCCTACCACAAGCCCTACGACAAGCTGGACGCTGCGGCCAGGGGCGCGCTGCGCGAGCAGCTGCGGGCCGAATACCGCGGCAACGCGGCGGATCCGGCCACAAGCGTGCTGACCGTCTCGAACCGGCGCGCGCAGGCAATGGCGGCCACCGCCGGCTACTACGACAAGCTCTTCTCGGATGCGCCCGAGCTGCACACGAGCCGCGAGCACTTCGCCATGAAGGAGAACACGCTGCCGAGCGCAGAACGCCGGCAGCAGCTGACGCACTTCTTCTTCTGGACCGCCTGGGCCGCCGCCACCGAACGCCCGGGGCACGAGGCAACCTACACCAACAACTGGCCGCATGAGCCGCTGATCGGCAACCAGCCGACCAGCGAAAACGTGGTGTGGTCGGTGATCAGCGTGGTCGTGCTGCTGGCCGGCGTGGGCTTCCTGGTGTGGGCATGGGCCTTCCTGCGCGGACACGAAGAAGCGCTGCCGCAGGCGCCCGCGCGCGATCCGTTGCTGAGCTTCGCGCTGACGCCGTCGCAACGCGCGCTCGGCAAGTACCTGTTCCTGGTGGTCGCGCTGTTCGTGTTCCAGGTGTTCCTGGGTGGCTTCACCGCGCACTACACGGTCGAGGGCCAGAAGTTCTACGGCATCGATGTCTCGCAGTGGTTCCCGTACTCGCTGGTGCGCACCTGGCACATCCAGAGCGCGTTGTTCTGGATCGCGACGGGCTTCCTTGCCGCCGGCCTGTTCCTGGCGCCGCTGATCAACGGCGGCAAGGACCCGAAGTACCAGCGGCTCGGCGTGGACATCCTGTTCTGGGCACTGGTGGTCGTGGTGGTGGGTTCCTTCACCGGCAACTACCTGGCGATTGCGCAGAAGCTGCCGCCCAACCTGAATTTCTGGCTGGGCCATCAGGGCTATGAGTATGTCGACCTGGGCCGGTTGTGGCAGATCGGCAAGTTCGCCGGCATCCTGATCTGGCTCGTGCTGATGATGCGCGGCATCGCACCCGCCCTGCGCGCACGCAGCGGCGGCGACAAGAACCTGCTGGCGCTGCTGACCTCGTCGGTGGTGGCGATCGGCCTGTTCTACGGCGCCGGCCTCTTCTACGGCGAGCGCACCAGCCTGACGGTGATGGAGTACTGGCGCTGGTGGGTGGTCCACCTGTGGGTGGAGGGCTTCTTCGAAGTGTTCGCCACCACGGCGCTGGCCTTCATTTTCTCCACGCTCGGACTGGTGTCGCGCCCGATGGCGACTGCAGCAAGCCTGGCCTCGGCTTCGCTCTTCATGCTGGGCGGGATTCCCGGGACGTTCCATCACCTGTACTTTTCCGGTACCACCACGCCGGTGATGGCGGTCGGCGCGGCATTCAGCGCGCTGGAAGTGGTGCCGCTGATCGTGCTAGGCCACGAGGCCTGGGACAACTGGCGCCTGAAGGACCGTGCACCGTGGATGGCAGACCTGAAGTGGCCGCTGATGTGCTTTGTCGCGGTGGCGTTCTGGAACATGCTTGGCGCTGGCGTGTTTGGCTTCATGATCAATCCGCCGATCTCGCTGTACTACATCCAGGGGCAGAACACCACGCCGGTGCATGCGCATGCGGCACTGTTCGGGGTCTATGGCTTTCTGGCGCTGGGTTTCACGCTGCTGGTGCTGCGCTATGTGCGGCCGGCTTACCGGCTCAGTCCGGGGCTGATGAAGACGGCGTTCTGGGGGCTCAATGCCGGGCTGGTGCTGATGATCGGGACTAGCTTGCTGCCGGTCGGCATCATCCAGTTCCTGGCTAGCGTCGAGCATGGCACCTGGTATGCGCGCAGTGAGGAATTCATGCAGCAGCCGATCCTGCAGACGCTGCGCTGGGTGCGTACCTTCGGCGACGTGGTATTTATCGTCGGCGCGGTGTCGTTCGCGTTGCAGGTGGTGCTTGGGTTGCTCGGCAAGGCACCGGCGCTGGCCGCGCCCGAAGGACGCCTGAACGCCGCGCAGCGGTAA
- the ytfE gene encoding iron-sulfur cluster repair protein YtfE, which produces MTLQDQSLGQLARRIPGATRIFHDYSLDFCCGGKHTLREAAQEKGLDATAIEARLLALQGGAEPVENDWNTVSPAALIAHIQTRFHDRHREQLPELIRLARRVEHVHGDRPDCPLGLADHLAEMQSELEAHMQKEEQVLFPMLARGFHAAAGAPITVMRMEHDDHGAALQRLADLTNDITLPRAACNTWRALYLGLRTLREDLMEHIHLENNVLFEPGLPATHGAND; this is translated from the coding sequence ATGACCCTGCAAGACCAATCCCTCGGCCAGTTGGCCCGCCGCATTCCCGGCGCCACGCGGATCTTTCATGACTATTCGCTGGATTTCTGCTGCGGCGGCAAGCACACGCTGCGCGAGGCGGCGCAGGAGAAAGGGCTCGATGCCACAGCCATCGAGGCGCGCCTGCTGGCGTTGCAAGGGGGCGCCGAGCCGGTGGAGAACGACTGGAACACTGTATCGCCCGCTGCGCTGATTGCCCATATCCAGACGCGTTTTCATGACCGCCATCGCGAGCAGCTGCCCGAGCTGATCCGGCTCGCGCGCCGCGTGGAGCATGTCCATGGCGACCGCCCCGACTGCCCGCTCGGGCTGGCCGATCACCTGGCGGAAATGCAGAGCGAGCTGGAAGCGCACATGCAGAAGGAGGAACAGGTCCTGTTCCCAATGCTCGCGCGTGGCTTCCATGCCGCAGCCGGTGCGCCCATCACCGTGATGCGCATGGAGCATGACGACCACGGCGCGGCATTGCAGCGGCTGGCGGACCTCACCAACGACATCACGCTGCCTCGCGCGGCTTGCAATACCTGGCGGGCGCTCTACCTCGGGCTGCGCACGCTGCGCGAAGACCTGATGGAACACATCCACCTGGAAAACAACGTGCTGTTCGAGCCGGGCCTGCCCGCCACGCACGGGGCAAACGACTGA
- a CDS encoding cupredoxin domain-containing protein: MVFVGEAGKVNPMLRAEVGDTVEISIASGEGAEHDLAIPELNVTSKRFSAGTGPATLRFTVTQPGKFAYICTVAGHRQIGMEGVFEVSGTARTPASVQSEAGRSATALYTAAAASPRATRLPGASQAIPPPCPRPSARARRRR, translated from the coding sequence ATGGTGTTCGTCGGCGAGGCGGGCAAGGTCAACCCCATGCTGCGCGCGGAAGTCGGCGATACGGTGGAGATCTCCATCGCCAGCGGCGAGGGTGCCGAGCATGATCTTGCCATTCCCGAACTGAATGTCACATCGAAGCGCTTCAGCGCCGGCACCGGCCCTGCGACACTGCGCTTTACCGTGACGCAGCCAGGTAAATTCGCCTACATCTGCACCGTGGCCGGGCACCGGCAGATCGGCATGGAGGGTGTGTTCGAGGTCAGTGGCACGGCCAGGACGCCCGCCTCGGTACAGAGCGAGGCCGGCCGCTCGGCCACTGCCTTGTACACGGCGGCGGCAGCATCGCCCCGCGCGACCCGGCTGCCGGGAGCATCGCAGGCGATCCCGCCGCCATGCCCGCGCCCATCGGCACGCGCGCGCCGCAGACGCTGA